One genomic segment of Arcobacter porcinus includes these proteins:
- a CDS encoding cytochrome b, with protein MAKFEKANSVGEWLDQRLNVKAFNKIMMTEYWIPKDINFLWAMGVLLATTFGILVISGLFLMMYYKPDVNLAFNSVNYTIMQEVAFGWLFRHMHGVAASVVFLIIYIHMLTGIYYGSYKQGREMIWISGMLLFVTFSAAGFSGYMLPWGQMSYWAAMVITNLFGGVPFIGDALVVWIRGDFNVADATLTRFFMLHVFLLPIVIMVLIGLHFYTLRIPHVNNQSSEDIDYDAEAQKYLSGNKKESKVIPFWPVFISKDLAVLGIFLIFYFYLVFFHYSFAMDPINFEPANPMVTPTHIYPEWYFLWSYEVLRGFFFDIAGISAFNLGLMAFAFANGIFFVLPWLDRDSKVLPAHKRPLFFIWFWILVADLIVLTIWGKLPPTGTNAWVGFFAAITFILLFVLLPFITKKDQERRG; from the coding sequence ATGGCAAAATTTGAAAAAGCTAACTCTGTAGGAGAGTGGTTAGACCAAAGATTAAATGTTAAAGCATTTAATAAAATAATGATGACAGAATACTGGATTCCAAAAGATATAAACTTCTTATGGGCAATGGGTGTTCTACTTGCTACAACTTTTGGTATTTTAGTAATTTCAGGATTATTCTTGATGATGTACTATAAGCCAGATGTTAATTTAGCATTCAACTCTGTAAACTATACAATTATGCAAGAAGTTGCATTTGGTTGGTTATTTAGACATATGCATGGTGTTGCAGCTTCTGTTGTTTTCTTAATTATCTATATTCATATGCTTACAGGAATCTATTACGGTTCTTATAAACAAGGTAGAGAGATGATTTGGATTTCAGGAATGCTACTATTTGTTACATTCTCAGCTGCTGGTTTCTCTGGGTATATGCTTCCTTGGGGGCAAATGTCTTATTGGGCAGCTATGGTTATTACAAACTTATTTGGTGGAGTACCTTTTATTGGTGATGCACTTGTAGTTTGGATTAGAGGAGATTTTAACGTTGCTGATGCAACTCTTACAAGATTCTTTATGCTTCATGTTTTCTTATTACCAATAGTAATTATGGTATTAATCGGATTACACTTCTATACATTAAGAATTCCTCACGTTAATAACCAAAGTTCAGAAGATATTGATTATGATGCAGAAGCACAAAAATATCTTTCAGGAAATAAAAAAGAGTCAAAAGTTATTCCTTTCTGGCCTGTATTTATCTCTAAAGATTTAGCAGTTCTTGGAATATTCTTAATTTTCTACTTCTATTTAGTATTTTTCCATTATAGCTTTGCAATGGATCCAATTAACTTTGAACCAGCAAATCCAATGGTTACACCAACTCATATTTATCCTGAGTGGTATTTCTTATGGTCATATGAGGTTCTAAGAGGTTTCTTCTTTGATATTGCTGGAATTTCAGCATTTAATTTAGGTTTAATGGCATTTGCATTTGCAAATGGTATTTTCTTTGTTTTACCTTGGTTAGATAGAGATAGTAAAGTTTTACCAGCACACAAAAGACCACTGTTCTTTATTTGGTTCTGGATTTTAGTTGCAGATTTAATTGTATTAACAATTTGGGGAAAACTTCCTCCAACAGGTACAAATGCTTGGGTAGGATTCTTCGCAGCAATTACATTTATTCTACTATTTGTTCTACTTCCATTTATTACGAAAAAAGATCAAGAAAGAAGAGGATAA
- a CDS encoding queuosine precursor transporter, which translates to MTKKQLILYVTIFSSLVITANYTVQFPINEWLTYGAIMFPFTFLLTDILSENFEKKEVLNVIKYGVLIAIIPTVLIAGWQIAFASLTCLVVSQYINVRIFKFLKRKFINLWWLRSNGSTLIGQFFDTSIFFILAFSFVMPFETIIKLIIGDYLIKVSLALLDMPIFYLIAIKFREKFFYKA; encoded by the coding sequence ATGACAAAAAAACAGCTAATTTTATATGTAACAATATTTTCATCATTAGTAATTACAGCAAACTATACAGTTCAATTTCCTATAAATGAATGGCTTACATATGGAGCAATTATGTTTCCATTTACATTTTTACTAACAGATATATTAAGTGAAAACTTTGAAAAAAAAGAGGTTTTAAATGTAATTAAGTATGGAGTTTTAATTGCAATTATTCCAACAGTTTTAATTGCAGGTTGGCAAATAGCATTTGCATCACTTACTTGTTTAGTTGTTTCACAATATATAAATGTAAGAATATTTAAATTCTTAAAAAGAAAATTTATAAACCTTTGGTGGTTAAGAAGTAATGGAAGTACGCTAATAGGACAATTTTTTGATACTTCAATATTCTTTATATTAGCATTTTCATTTGTAATGCCTTTTGAAACTATAATTAAACTAATAATTGGAGATTATTTAATAAAAGTATCTTTAGCTCTTTTGGATATGCCAATATTCTATCTAATTGCTATTAAATTTAGAGAAAAATTCTTTTATAAAGCCTAA
- a CDS encoding Rieske 2Fe-2S domain-containing protein, producing the protein MSKNTNRRDFIGYSFVAVAAVGGAASLYGMKQVWDPLPSVLAGGFTKVDLSALKAGEPETFTWRGKPIFVLKKTEDMDNSARDLVVANDRYTVAIGLCTHLGCIPAWKKTEWKCACHGGVFDASGKQTFGPPPRPLDLPPFEIEGNTLVLGNEGPEYKKIAEAMMA; encoded by the coding sequence ATGTCTAAAAACACTAATAGACGAGATTTTATTGGTTACTCTTTTGTAGCAGTTGCTGCAGTTGGAGGAGCCGCATCTTTATACGGGATGAAACAGGTTTGGGATCCACTTCCTAGCGTTCTTGCTGGTGGATTTACTAAAGTTGATTTAAGTGCTTTAAAAGCAGGTGAACCAGAAACATTTACATGGAGAGGTAAACCAATCTTTGTACTTAAAAAAACAGAAGATATGGATAATAGTGCTAGAGATCTAGTTGTTGCAAACGATAGATATACTGTTGCTATTGGTCTATGTACACATTTAGGTTGTATTCCAGCTTGGAAAAAAACTGAATGGAAATGTGCATGTCACGGTGGAGTTTTCGATGCAAGTGGTAAACAAACTTTTGGTCCACCACCAAGACCTTTAGATTTACCACCATTTGAAATTGAGGGAAATACTTTGGTTTTAGGAAACGAAGGACCTGAGTACAAAAAAATCGCTGAAGCGATGATGGCATAA
- the fabG gene encoding 3-oxoacyl-ACP reductase FabG: MKFTGKNVLVTGASKGIGAEIAKNLASYGLKVWINYRSKIEEAEAVKEEIEKAGGTAAIIKADVSIEEEFINAIKTIVDSDGELSYLVNNAGITKDKLALRMSVEDFTDVINANLVSTFIGCRESLKTMSKKRFGAVVNISSIVGEMGNPGQTNYSASKGGVNTMTKSFAKEGASRNIRFNSVTPGFIKTDMTDLLKDEVKAEYEKNIPLSRFGNPSEIADAVAFLLSDHSSYITGEILKVNGGLYV; encoded by the coding sequence ATGAAATTCACAGGTAAAAATGTATTAGTAACGGGTGCAAGTAAAGGAATTGGTGCAGAAATTGCTAAGAACCTTGCTTCTTATGGTTTAAAAGTATGGATAAATTATAGAAGTAAAATAGAAGAAGCAGAAGCTGTAAAAGAAGAAATAGAAAAAGCTGGTGGAACTGCTGCAATAATTAAAGCTGATGTATCTATTGAAGAAGAGTTTATAAATGCAATAAAAACTATTGTTGATAGCGATGGAGAGCTATCATATCTAGTAAATAATGCAGGAATTACAAAAGATAAACTTGCGCTTAGAATGAGTGTTGAAGATTTTACAGATGTAATAAATGCAAACTTAGTTTCTACATTTATTGGTTGTAGAGAGTCTTTAAAAACAATGAGTAAAAAAAGATTTGGTGCAGTTGTAAATATTTCTTCTATTGTTGGAGAGATGGGAAATCCTGGACAAACAAACTACTCTGCTTCAAAAGGTGGAGTAAATACTATGACAAAATCATTTGCAAAAGAAGGTGCAAGTAGAAATATTAGATTTAATAGTGTAACTCCTGGATTTATTAAAACAGATATGACTGATTTATTAAAAGATGAAGTAAAAGCTGAATATGAAAAAAATATTCCTCTTTCAAGATTTGGAAATCCAAGTGAAATTGCAGATGCAGTTGCATTTCTTTTAAGCGACCATTCAAGCTATATTACAGGTGAAATATTAAAAGTTAATGGTGGTTTATATGTATAA
- a CDS encoding c-type cytochrome gives MRELKILAVVVVLTLVMYWGVEPFAHSQMHPSVSNANFNFVEADAQTSKENVEKAITNLDDAKKALEKANDETKSNLEKAVKAAEAELKKAQDFEKTINEFWASNQEAINAKGNVENGEALVNANCTACHSIESKGFAQVMDNATLSSAYGVTPPDLSSSGKIYTKEFLVAFIKDPVLASKVSHKFEDGSVAHPMPGYGWMSSQEIADMVEYLQAIAPKEMTNKEVYVDACQRCHDLQYADMKDKTMLSFTNHDDIAKYMGKLPPDLSQHIISRGPDYIGKLVNDPQKLLEGTAMPRVGLNQESQEQVIAYLEEIGDAKKDEREELGPRFIVYAIIFAIVAFLWKGVKWRDIH, from the coding sequence ATGAGAGAGTTAAAGATATTAGCAGTAGTTGTAGTTCTTACACTAGTAATGTATTGGGGAGTTGAGCCATTTGCTCACTCTCAAATGCACCCATCTGTATCAAATGCAAATTTCAATTTTGTAGAAGCTGATGCTCAAACTTCAAAAGAAAATGTTGAAAAAGCTATTACAAATTTAGATGATGCAAAAAAAGCTTTAGAAAAAGCAAATGATGAAACTAAATCAAATTTAGAAAAAGCTGTAAAAGCAGCTGAAGCTGAATTAAAAAAAGCTCAAGATTTTGAAAAAACTATTAATGAGTTTTGGGCAAGTAACCAAGAAGCTATCAATGCAAAAGGTAATGTAGAAAATGGTGAAGCTTTAGTAAACGCAAACTGTACAGCTTGTCATAGTATTGAGTCAAAAGGTTTTGCACAAGTTATGGATAATGCTACATTAAGTTCTGCATATGGTGTTACTCCTCCTGATTTAAGTAGTTCTGGTAAAATTTATACTAAAGAGTTTTTAGTAGCATTTATAAAAGATCCTGTACTTGCTTCAAAAGTATCTCATAAGTTTGAAGATGGTTCAGTTGCTCACCCAATGCCAGGTTATGGATGGATGAGTTCTCAAGAGATAGCTGATATGGTTGAATATTTACAAGCAATTGCTCCAAAAGAGATGACAAATAAAGAAGTTTATGTTGATGCTTGTCAAAGATGTCACGATTTACAATATGCAGATATGAAAGATAAAACTATGTTATCTTTTACAAATCATGATGATATAGCAAAATATATGGGAAAACTTCCTCCTGATCTATCTCAACATATTATTAGTAGAGGACCAGATTATATTGGTAAACTTGTAAATGACCCTCAAAAATTACTTGAAGGTACTGCAATGCCAAGAGTTGGTTTAAATCAAGAGTCTCAAGAGCAAGTTATTGCTTATCTTGAAGAAATTGGTGACGCTAAAAAAGATGAGAGAGAAGAATTAGGACCAAGATTTATTGTTTATGCAATAATTTTTGCAATAGTTGCTTTCTTATGGAAAGGTGTAAAATGGAGAGATATTCACTAA
- a CDS encoding 16S rRNA (uracil(1498)-N(3))-methyltransferase, with translation MQYVFDKNAKDNTLFIKDENYNYLIKARRHKIGDKITFRNLEDNFIYIYNLSSIDKKSAILTLETEEEKILENDRKLHLAWCIVDPKKIYENITSLNELGVFKISFIYSDFSQKNFKINFEKLEKVLINSSSQCGRSSIIKIDTYKSIDEFIKEYPKSYILDFSNQLIEDKKDLIDVLIVGPEGGFSKRERELFNKELLIGFKSNLILRSETAIISASSKIII, from the coding sequence ATGCAATATGTTTTTGATAAAAATGCTAAGGATAATACTCTTTTTATAAAAGATGAAAATTATAATTACCTAATAAAAGCAAGAAGACATAAGATAGGAGATAAGATTACTTTTAGAAATTTAGAAGATAATTTTATATATATTTATAATCTTTCAAGTATAGATAAAAAATCTGCAATTTTAACTTTAGAAACAGAAGAAGAGAAGATTTTAGAAAATGATAGAAAACTTCATCTTGCTTGGTGTATTGTTGATCCAAAAAAAATTTATGAAAATATAACAAGTTTGAATGAACTAGGAGTTTTTAAAATTAGTTTTATATATAGTGATTTTTCACAAAAAAACTTTAAAATAAATTTCGAGAAACTAGAAAAAGTATTAATTAACTCATCTTCGCAATGTGGAAGAAGTAGTATTATTAAAATTGATACTTATAAAAGTATTGATGAATTTATTAAAGAGTATCCAAAATCATATATTCTTGATTTTTCTAATCAATTAATAGAAGATAAAAAAGATTTAATAGATGTTTTAATTGTTGGTCCTGAAGGTGGATTTTCAAAAAGAGAAAGAGAACTTTTTAATAAAGAATTGCTAATTGGGTTTAAATCAAATTTGATTTTGAGATCTGAAACTGCAATTATTTCTGCAAGTTCAAAGATAATAATCTAA
- the thrC gene encoding threonine synthase: MSFIETRGNDRVKANEVSFSEAILSPSASFGGLYVPKDLPDLGKDFIQNHIDKSYKELAFDILKAFKIDIEDSEIKKALDLYDNFDDKNNPSPVVKVKDDLYVNEQYHGPTRAFKDMALQPFGSILSSLAQKKNENYLILAATSGDTGPAALSTFRNKKNIQVVCLYPDGGTSDVQRLQMVCDKGENLKVLGIEGNFDDAQNALKSLLSSNSFKQELEKENIKLSAANSVNFGRIIFQIIYHFWSYLELIRQNAIKNGEKIYLVVPSGNFGNVLGAYYAKKMGLNVEKLLVASNENNILTEWINTGIYDIRDKNLKLTKSPAMDILKSSNIERVIYDLFGAKRTKELMEDLNSKNIFTMSQDETKELQKYFSATFSNDSFGNQTIKDFLDNGYLMDPHTATCIKAYKELRDKDLITVIYSTAEWTKFSPTVLNALNQNSIKYVDKEALEEISTKFNAILPNSIKELFNSEVIHDLVIKKDNIEKNIISFIRKS; this comes from the coding sequence ATGAGTTTTATTGAAACAAGAGGAAATGATAGAGTTAAAGCAAATGAAGTTAGTTTTAGCGAAGCAATTTTAAGTCCTAGTGCATCTTTTGGTGGTCTTTATGTACCAAAAGATTTACCAGATTTAGGAAAAGATTTTATACAAAATCATATAGATAAAAGTTATAAAGAACTTGCATTTGATATTTTAAAAGCATTTAAAATTGATATTGAAGATAGTGAAATAAAAAAAGCTTTAGATTTATATGATAATTTTGATGATAAAAATAATCCAAGTCCAGTAGTTAAAGTAAAAGATGATCTATATGTAAATGAGCAGTATCATGGTCCTACAAGAGCTTTTAAAGATATGGCTTTACAACCTTTTGGTTCAATTTTAAGTTCACTAGCTCAAAAAAAGAATGAGAACTATTTAATCTTAGCTGCAACAAGTGGAGATACTGGACCTGCTGCATTAAGCACTTTTAGAAATAAAAAAAATATTCAAGTTGTATGCTTATATCCAGATGGAGGAACAAGTGATGTTCAAAGACTTCAAATGGTTTGTGATAAAGGTGAAAACTTAAAAGTACTTGGAATAGAAGGAAACTTTGATGATGCACAAAATGCACTCAAATCTCTTTTATCTTCAAATAGTTTTAAACAAGAGTTAGAAAAAGAAAACATCAAACTAAGTGCTGCAAATAGTGTAAATTTTGGAAGAATTATTTTTCAAATAATCTATCACTTTTGGTCATACTTAGAACTTATAAGACAAAATGCTATTAAAAATGGTGAAAAAATATATCTTGTAGTACCAAGTGGAAATTTTGGAAATGTTTTAGGTGCTTATTATGCAAAAAAAATGGGATTAAATGTTGAAAAACTTTTAGTTGCTTCAAATGAAAATAATATTTTAACAGAATGGATAAATACAGGTATCTATGATATAAGAGATAAAAATTTAAAACTAACAAAGTCTCCAGCTATGGATATTTTAAAATCATCAAATATTGAAAGAGTTATTTATGATCTTTTTGGAGCAAAAAGAACAAAAGAGCTGATGGAGGATTTAAACTCTAAAAATATTTTTACAATGAGTCAAGATGAAACAAAAGAGTTACAAAAATACTTTTCTGCTACATTTAGTAATGATTCATTTGGTAATCAAACGATTAAAGATTTTTTAGATAATGGTTATCTAATGGATCCACATACTGCAACTTGTATCAAAGCTTATAAAGAGTTAAGAGATAAAGATTTAATAACTGTAATTTACTCAACAGCTGAGTGGACAAAATTCTCTCCAACTGTTTTAAATGCATTAAATCAAAATAGTATTAAATACGTAGACAAAGAGGCACTAGAAGAAATTTCTACTAAATTCAATGCTATTTTACCAAACTCAATAAAGGAACTATTTAATTCTGAAGTAATTCATGATTTAGTTATAAAAAAAGACAATATAGAAAAAAATATTATTAGTTTTATTAGAAAATCTTAA
- the acpP gene encoding acyl carrier protein: MALFDDVKAVVVDQLDCDPAEVKEDSKFIEDLGADSLDVVELVMALEEKFDIEIPDEEAEKILTVGDAISYIENNA, translated from the coding sequence ATGGCATTATTTGATGATGTAAAAGCAGTAGTTGTAGATCAACTAGATTGTGATCCAGCAGAAGTAAAAGAGGATTCAAAATTTATTGAAGATTTAGGAGCTGACTCTCTAGATGTTGTTGAGTTAGTTATGGCTTTAGAAGAGAAATTCGATATCGAAATTCCAGATGAAGAAGCTGAAAAAATCTTAACTGTTGGTGATGCTATATCATACATTGAAAACAACGCATAA